A genomic segment from Triticum dicoccoides isolate Atlit2015 ecotype Zavitan chromosome 1A, WEW_v2.0, whole genome shotgun sequence encodes:
- the LOC119361714 gene encoding ABC transporter G family member 16-like, with the protein MSNSGHIAVDVVGGANDEAERERELELLVSAGPPVPYTLSFTDLSYRVRQGRGGLMGCLPSRASNRLASMDAPPANTKALLDGISGEAREGELFAVMGASGSGKSTLVDALAGRIARDSLRGHVTLNGEPLHGSRLRAISAYVMQDDLLYPMLTVRETLLFAAELRLSRALSPSAKRERVDRLIDQLGLSRAADTIIGDEGHRGVSGGERRRVSIGTDIIHDPILLFLDEPTSGLDSASAFMVVQVLRTIARSGSVVLMTIHQPSARILGILGRLLLLSRGRTVYAGTPAGLKPFFAEFGAPIPDNENPAEFALDTIREREAQPQGTGPLADFNARWQATHKAMDGTNAKRVSPMTLEYAIAESVARGKLVAGSGTGTVSELQMPTYANPMAVEVWVLIKRAFTNTRRMPELFGMRLGTIMVTGLILATIFLRLDDTPKGVQERLGFFAMGMSTMFYVCADALPVFVQERHIYLRETAHNAYRRASYVLANAVVSFPPLVALSVAFAVTTFFAVGLAGGASSFLYFALIILASLWAGSGFVTFLSAVVPHVMLGYTVVVAILAYFLLFSGFFINRDRIPAYWIWFHYISLVKYPYQAVLQNEFGGGATRCFARGTQMFDGTPIGGMPEAMKMKVLGAIGNALGMRMTSQTCVLTGADVLAQQAVTDLGKWMCLLVTAGFGFFFRALFYVVLLVGSKNKRK; encoded by the coding sequence ATGTCCAACTCGGGCCACATCGCCGTCGACGTCGTCGGCGGTGCCAACGACGAGGCGGAGCGGGAGCGGGAGCTGGAGCTGCTCGTCTCCGCGGGGCCGCCGGTGCCCTACACGCTCTCCTTCACCGACCTCTCCTACCGCGTCCGGCAGGGCCGCGGCGGCCTCatgggctgcctcccctcgcgcGCCAGCAACCGCCTCGCCTCCATGGACGCGCCGCCCgccaacaccaaggcgctgctggaCGGCATCTCGGGCGAGGCGCGGGAGGGCGAGCTGTTCGCCGTCATGGGCGCCAGCGGCTCCGGCAAATCCACGCTCGTGGACGCGCTCGCGGGGCGGATCGCGCGCGACAGCCTCCGCGGCCACGTCACGCTCAACGGGGAGCCGCTCCACGGCAGCCGCCTCCGCGCCATCTCCGCCTACGTCATGCAGGACGACCTGCTCTACCCCATGCTCACCGTGCGCGAGACGCTGCTGTTTGCGGCAGAGCTGCGGCTCTCTCGCGCGCTGTCTCCCTCCGCCAAGCGCGAGCGCGTCGACAGGCTCATCGACCAGCTCGGGCTGTCGCGCGCGGCGGACACCATCATCGGCGACGAGGGGCACCGCGGGGTGTCCGGAGGGGAGCGCCGCCGGGTGTCCATCGGCACCGACATCATCCACGACCCGATATTGTTGTTCCTCGACGAGCCCACCTCGGGCCTGGACTCGGCCAGCGCCTTCATGGTGGTCCAGGTGCTGCGCACCATCGCACGCAGCGGCAGCGTCGTCCTCATGACCATCCACCAGCCCAGCGCGCGCATCCTCGGCATCCTCGGCCGCCTCTTGTTATTGTCGCGCGGCCGCACAGTCTACGCCGGCACGCCCGCGGGACTCAAGCCTTTTTTCGCGGAGTTCGGCGCGCCCATCCCGGACAACGAGAACCCGGCCGAGTTCGCGCTGGACACCATCCGGGAGCGCGAGGCACAACCACAGGGCACGGGGCCGCTCGCCGACTTCAACGCGAGGTGGCAGGCGACTCACAAGGCGATGGACGGCACCAACGCCAAGCGGGTGAGCCCGATGACGCTGGAGTACGCGATCGCGGAGAGCGTGGCGCGGGGGAAGCTGGTGGCGGGGAGCGGGACGGGGACGGTGTCGGAGCTGCAGATGCCGACGTACGCGAACCCGATGGCGGTGGAGGTGTGGGTGCTGATCAAGCGCGCCTTCACCAACACGCGGCGCATGCCGGAGCTGTTCGGGATGCGTCTCGGCACCATCATGGTGACGGGCCTCATCCTGGCGACCATCTTCCTGCGGCTCGACGACACGCCCAAGGGCGTGCAGGAGCGGCTGGGCTTCTTCGCCATGGGCATGTCCACCATGTTCTACGTGTGCGCGGACGCGCTGCCCGTGTTTGTGCAGGAGCGGCACATCTACCTGCGGGAGACGGCGCACAACGCGTACCGGCGGGCCTCGTACGTGCTGGCCAACGCGGTGGTCTCGTTCCCGCCGCTGGTGGCGCTGTCGGTGGCGTTCGCGGTCACCACGTTCTTTGCGGTGGGTCTCGCCGGTGGGGCGTCGTCGTTCCTCTACTTCGCGCTCATCATCCTCGCCTCTCTCTGGGCGGGGAGCGGGTTCGTGACGTTCCTGTCGGCGGTGGTGCCGCACGTGATGCTGGGGTACACGGTGGTGGTGGCCATCCTGGCCTACTTCCTGCTCTTCTCGGGCTTCTTCATCAACCGGGACAGGATCCCGGCCTACTGGATCTGGTTCCACTACATCTCGCTGGTCAAGTACCCGTACCAGGCGGTGCTGCAGAACGAGTTCGGCGGCGGCGCGACGCGGTGCTTCGCGCGCGGGACGCAGATGTTCGACGGCACGCCCATCGGCGGCATGCCGGAGGCCATGAAGATGAAGGTGCTCGGCGCCATCGGGAACGCGCTCGGCATGCGCATGACCTCCCAGACCTGCGTGCTCACCGGCGCCGACGTGCTGGCGCAGCAGGCCGTCACCGATCTCGGCAAGTGGATGTGCCTCCTGGTCACCGCCGGCTTCGGCTTCTTCTTCCGCGCGCTCTTCTACGTCGTGCTGCTCGTCGGCAGCAAGAACAAGAGGAAGTGA